One Malaclemys terrapin pileata isolate rMalTer1 chromosome 9, rMalTer1.hap1, whole genome shotgun sequence DNA window includes the following coding sequences:
- the LOC128842728 gene encoding guanylate cyclase soluble subunit beta-2-like: MYGFINTCLKSLVVEKYGEETWEKLRIQAGVQDTFLTFEVYKDEITMQLIDKACKMLDVPPDMVLKQFGEFFFEFCKRSGYDHMLRTLGGNLYEFIENLDALHSYLSLSYQEMNAPSFRVEKNEDGSMHLHYYSDRRGLCHIVPGIIGAAALDFFNTEISMEIVNQTEEEERTGKKEHIVFLVTQKPVFSYKKRNKFSSPPQYIADSGRRIEKQLNKEGIEKNMKKIRDRRSLVSVCPAKKNHWETIRGIVTLGRGKLLRGFDPAYPTTLWIDTKTFCNGLPFHIVFDEELRVKQAGVSIQKIVPGLQTLGIRLDHYFSIVHPEVTFTISSVQKFINSQFVFRTRREMMPESWKQRPMLELRGQMIWMESLQCMLYLCSPLLRTLHELEERQMHIADIAPHDVTRDLILLNQQRLAEMELSNQLERKKEELRILSKHLEEEKKKTEALLYAMLPKHVANQLKEGKRVEAGEFKECTILFSDVVTFTNICAQCEPIQIVLMLNSMYLRFDRLTTVHDVYKVETIGDAYMVVGGVPVPVSTHAEQVANFALGIIIAAKEVKNPVSGKPIQIRVGIHTGPVLAGVVGEKMPRYCLFGDTVNIASRMESHGVPSKIHLSPTAYYCLKDKNFEMTERGEIEVKGKGKMHTYFLIRNRTATENEIMGNPIKESDSDHESVQSFHESRIKMIQSSCQQAMQPSSDQDQPPTIAMKYIDGPTETQASYKGRSQERIMDLTGKTHDFESYGHLHDDQQPGNDPYLPNQERIKPAPEEPQNRNVRSNFCNLI, from the exons ATG TATGGATTTATAAACACATGCCTGAAGTCTTTGGTGGTTGAAAAATATGGTGAAGAAACATGGGAAAAATTAAG AATCCAGGCAGGAGTTCAGGACACATTTCTGACGTTTGAAGTTTACAAAGATGAGATCACAATGCAGCTAATTGACAAAGCCTGCAAAATGTTAG ATGTTCCCCCAGATATGGTTCTGAAGCAGTTTGGAGAGTTTTTCTTTGAATTTTGCAAACGGTCAGGCTATGACCATATGCTGAGAACATTGGGTGGAAATCTCTACGAGTTCATCGAGAACTTGGATGCATTACATAGCTACCTGTCTCTTTCTTATCAG GAGATGAATGCACCTTCTTTTAGGGTAGAAAAGAATGAAGATGGGTCAATGCATTTGCATTACTACTCAGATAGAAGAGGTCTGTGCCATATTGTTCCAG GAATCATTGGTGCAGCAGCCCTGGATTTtttcaacactgaaatttcaaTGGAAATAGTCAATCAaacagaggaggaagaaagaacTGGGAAAAAAGAACATATAGTTTTCCTTGTCACGCAAAAACCTGTTTTTTCAtacaaaaagagaaataaattctctTCCCCACCACAATACATTGCTGACTCTGGAAGGCGAATTGAGAAACAACTGAATAAAGAG GGTATTGAAAAAAACATGAAGAAGATTAGAGACAGAAGAAGCCTTGTTTCTGTTTGTCCCGCCAAGAAAAATCACTGGGAAACAATCAGAGGAATCGTTACACTAGGAAGAG GTAAACTTCTGAGAGGATTTGATCCTGCTTATCCTACAACGCTCTGGATAGATACAAAAACATTTTGCAATGGACTTCCTTTCCATATTGTTTTTGATGAAGAG CTCAGAGTAAAGCAAGCTGGGGTGAGCATTCAAAAGATTGTCCCTGGCCTTCAGACCCTGGGCATTCGCCTGGATCATTACTTCAGTATCGTGCACCCAGAAGTGACATTCACCATCTCTAGTGTTCAGAAGTTTATCAACAGTCAATTTGTTTTCCGGACTAGGAGAGAGATGATGCCAGAGTCATGGAAACAACGTCCAATGCTAGAGTTGAGAG GCCAGATGATCTGGATGGAGTCTCTGCAGTGCATGCTCTATCTCTGCTCACCTTTACTGCGCACTTTGCATGAGTTGGAAGAGAGACAGATGCATATTGCGGACATAGCACCTCATGACGTTACCAGGGATTTGATTCTTCTCAACCAGCAACGGCTGGCTGAGATGGAGCTCTCCAACCAGCtggagaggaagaaagaagaaCTGCGGATACTCTCAAAGCACctggaggaagagaagaaaaagacagAAGCTCTGCTCTACGCCATGCTTCCAAAGCACGTGGCCAACCAGCTAAAAGAGGGGAAACGAGTTGAGGCAG GAGAGTTTAAAGAATGCACCATATTGTTCAGCGATGTTGTGACCTTTACCAACATTTGTGCCCAGTGTGAGCCTATTCAGATAGTCCTCATGTTAAATTCAATGTACCTACGATTCGACAGACTAACCACAGTGCATGATGTCTACAAG GTGGAGACAATAGGCGATGCCTACATGGTGGTAGGAGGTGTCCCTGTGCCTGTATCTACGCATGCTGAGCAAGTTGCGAACTTTGCCCTGGGAATAATCATAGCAGCCAAAGAAGTCAAGAATCCGGTTTCTGGAAAACCTATCCAA ATTAGAGTTGGGATCCACACAggacctgtcctggctggagtagtTGGAGAAAAGATGCCTCGTTATTGCTTGTTTGGAGACACCGTGAATATAGCTTCCCGGATGGAGAGTCATGGGGTTCCAAGTAAAATTCACCTTAGCCCCACTGCCTATTA CTGCCTAAAGGACAAAAATTTTGAGATGACTGAAAGAGGAGAGATTGAAGTGAAGGGCAAAGGGAAAATGCATACATATTTCCTGATTAGAAACAGGACTGCAACTGAGAATGAGATCATGGGAAACCCAATAAAGGAATCAGATTCTGACCATGAATCTGTTCAGTCCTTTCATGAGTCCAGGATCAAAATGATACAAAGTTCATGTCAGCAAG CTATGCAGCCCAGTTCAGACCAGGATCAGCCGCCAACCATAGCAATGAAGTACATTGATGGTCCCACAGAAACACAAGCCAGTTACAAAGGAAGAAGTCAAGAAAGAATTATGGATTTAACAG GCAAAACACATGACTTTGAAAGCTACGGACATCTCCATGATGACCAGCAGCCAGGCAACGATCCTTATCTGCCCAACCAGGAAAGAATCAAACCAGCACCTGAAGAACCACAGAACAGAAATGTCAGATCCAATTTTTGCAATTTAATTTAA